From the Gorilla gorilla gorilla isolate KB3781 chromosome 22, NHGRI_mGorGor1-v2.1_pri, whole genome shotgun sequence genome, one window contains:
- the NRIP1 gene encoding nuclear receptor-interacting protein 1 codes for MTHGEELGSDVHQDSIVLTYLEGLLMHQAAGGSGTAVDKKSAGHNEEDQNFNISGSAFPTCQSNGPVLSTHTYQGSGMLHLKKARLLQSSEDWNAAKRKRLSDSIVNLNVKKEALLAGMVDSVPKGKQDSTLLASLLQSFSSRLQTVALSQQIRQSLKEQGYALSHDSLKVEKDLRCYGVASSHLKTLLKKSKVKDQKPDTNLPDVTKNLIRDRFAESPHHVGQSGTKVMSEPLSCAARLQAVASMVEKRASPATSPKPSVACSQLALLLSSEAHLQQYSREHALKTQNANQAASERLAAMARLQENGQKDVGSFQLPKGMSSHLNGQARTSSSKLMASKSSATVFQNPMGIIPSSPKNAGYKNSLERNNIKQAANNSLLLHLLKSQTIPKPMNGHSHSERGSIFEESSTPTTIDEYSDNNPSFTDDSSGDESSYSNCVPIDLSCKHRTEKSESEQPVSLDNFTQSLLNTWDPKVPDVDIKEDQDTSKNSKLNSHQKVTLLQLLLGHKNEENVEKNTSPQGVHNDVSKFNTQNYARTSVIESPGANRTTPVSTPPLLTSSKAGSPINLSQHSLVIKWNSPPYACSTQSEKLTNTASNHSMDLTKSKDPPGEKPAQNEGAQNSATFSASKLLQNLAQCGMQSSMSVEEQRPSKQLLTGNTDKPIGMIDRLNSPLLSNKTNAVEENKACSSQPTGPEPGLSGSEIENLLERRTVLQLLLGNPNKGKSEKKEKTPLRDESTQEHSERALSEQILMVKIKSEPCDDLQIPNTNVHLSHDAKSAPFLGMAPAVQRSAPALPVSEDFKSEPVSPQDFSFSKNGLLSRLLRQNQDSYLADDSDRSHRNNEMALLESKNLCMVPKKRKLYTEPLENPFKKMKNNIVDAANNHSAPEVLYGSLLNQEELKFSRNDLEFKYPAGHGSASESEHRSWARESKSFNVLKQLLLSENCVRDLSPHRSNSVADSKKKGHKNNVTNSKPEFSISSLNGLMYSSTQPSSCMDNRTFSYPGVVKTPVSPTFAEHLGCAGSRPESGLLNGCSMPSEKGPIKWVITDAEKNEYEKDSPRLTKTNPILYYMLQKGGNSVTSRETQDKDIWREPSSAESVSQVTVKEELLPTAETKASFFNLRSPYNSHMGNNASRPHSANGEVYGLLGNVLTIKKESE; via the coding sequence ATGACTCATGGAGAAGAGCTTGGCTCTGATGTGCACCAGGATTCTATTGTTTTAACTTACCTAGAAGGATTACTAATGCATCAGGCAGCAGGGGGATCAGGTACTGCCGTTGACAAAAAGTCTGCTGGGCATAATGAAGAGGATCAGAACTTTAACATTTCTGGCAGTGCATTTCCCACCTGTCAAAGTAATGGTCCAGTTCTCAGTACACATACATATCAGGGATCTGGCATGCTGCACCTCAAAAAAGCCAGACTGTTGCAGTCTTCTGAGGACTGGAATGCAGCAAAGCGGAAGAGGCTGTCTGATTCTATCGTGAATTTAAACGTAAAGAAGGAAGCTTTGCTAGCTGGCATGGTTGACAGTGTGCCTAAAGGCAAACAGGATAGCACATTACTGGCCTCTTTGCTTCAGTCATTCAGCTCTAGGCTGCAGACTGTTGCTCTGTCACAACAAATCAGGCAGAGCCTCAAGGAGCAAGGATATGCCCTCAGTCATGATTCTTTAAAAGTGGAGAAGGATTTAAGGTGCTATGGTGTTGCATCAAGTCACTTAAAAACCTTGTTGAAGAAAAGTAAAGTTAAAGATCAAAAGCCTGATACGAATCTTCCTGATGTGACTAAAAACCTCATCAGAGATAGGTTTGCAGAGTCTCCTCATCATGTTGGACAAAGTGGAACAAAGGTCATGAGTGAACCGTTGTCATGTGCTGCAAGATTACAGGCTGTTGCAAGCATGGTGGAAAAAAGGGCTAGTCCTGCCACCTCACCTAAACCTAGTGTTGCTTGTAGCCAGTTAGCATTACTTCTGTCAAGCGAAGCCCATTTGCAGCAGTATTCTCGAGAACACGCTTTAAAAACGCAAAATGCAAATCAAGCAGCAAGTGAAAGACTTGCTGCTATGGCCAGATTGCAAGAAAATGGCCAGAAGGATGTTGGCAGTTTCCAGCTCCCAAAAGGAATGTCAAGCCATCTTAATGGTCAGGCAAGAACATCATCAAGCAAACTGATGGCTAGCAAAAGTAGTGCTACAGTGTTTCAAAATCCAATGGGTATCATTCCTTCTTCCCCTAAAAATGCAGGTTATAAGAACTCACTGGaaagaaacaatataaaacaagcTGCTAACAATAGTTTGCTTTTACATCTTCTTAAAAGCCAGACTATACCTAAGCCAATGAATGGACACAGTCACAGTGAGAGAGGAAGCATTTTTGAGGAAAGTAGTACACCTACAACTATTGATGAATATTCAGATAACAATCCTAGTTTTACAGATGACAGCAGTGGTGATGAAAGTTCTTATTCCAACTGTGTTCCCATAGACTTGTCTTGCAAACACCGAACTGAAAAATCAGAATCTGAGCAACCTGTTTCCCTGGATAACTTCACTCAATCCTTGCTAAACACTTGGGATCCAAAAGTCCCAGATGTAGATATCAAAGAAGATCAAGATACCTCAAAGAATTCTAAGCTAAACTCACACCAGAAAGTAACACTTCTTCAATTGCTACTTGGCcataagaatgaagaaaatgtagaaaaaaacacCAGCCCTCAGGGAGTACACAATGATGTGAGCAAGTTCAATACACAAAATTATGCAAGGACTTCTGTGATAGAGAGCCCCGGTGCAAATCGGACTACTCCAGTGAGCACTCCACCTTTACTTACATCAAGCAAAGCAGGGTCTCCCATCAATCTCTCTCAACACTCTCTGGTCATCAAATGGAATTCCCCACCATATGCCTGCAGTACTCAGTCTGAAAAGCTAACAAATACTGCATCTAACCACTCAATGGACCTTACAAAAAGCAAAGACCCACCAGGAGAGAAACCAGCCCAAAACGAAGGTGCACAAAACTCTGCAACTTTTAGTGCCAGTAAGCTGTTACAAAATTTAGCACAATGTGGAATGCAGTCATCTATGTCAGTGGAAGAGCAGAGACCCAGCAAACAACTGTTAACTGGAAACACAGATAAACCGATAGGTATGATTGATAGGTTAAATAGCCCTTTGctctcaaataaaacaaatgcagttgaagaaaataaagcatgtaGTAGTCAACCAACAGGTCCTGAACCAGGGCTTTCTGGTTCTGAAATAGAAAATCTGCTTGAAAGACGTACTGTCCTCCAGTTGCTCCTGGGGAACCCCAACAAAGGgaagagtgaaaaaaaagagaaaactcccTTAAGAGATGAAAGTACTCAGGAACACTCAGAGAGAGCTTTAAGTGAACAAATATTGATGGTGAAAATAAAATCTGAGCCTTGTGATGACTTACAAATTCCTAACACAAATGTGCACTTGAGCCATGATGCTAAGAGTGCCCCATTCTTGGGTATGGCTCCTGCTGTGCAAAGAAGCGCACCTGCCTTACCAGTGTCCGAAGACTTTAAATCGGAGCCTGTTTCACCTCaggatttttctttctccaagaaTGGTCTGTTAAGTCGATTGCTAAGACAAAATCAAGATAGTTACCTGGCAGATGATTCAGACAGGAGTcacagaaataatgaaatggcACTTCTAGAATCAAAGAATCTTTGCATGGTCCCTAAGAAAAGGAAGCTTTATACTGAGCCATTAGAAAAtccatttaaaaagatgaaaaacaacaTTGTTGATGCTGCAAACAATCACAGTGCCCCAGAAGTACTGTATGGGTCCTTGCTTAACCAGGAAGAGCTGAAATTTAGCAGAAATGATCTTGAATTTAAATATCCTGCTGGTCATGGCTCAGCCAGCGAAAGTGAACACAGGAGTTGGGCCAGAGAGAGCAAAAGCTTTAATGTTCTGAAACAGCTGCTTCTCTCAGAAAACTGTGTGCGAGATTTGTCCCCGCACAGAAGTAACTCTGTGGCTGACAGTAAAAAGAAAGGACACAAAAATAATGTGACCAACAGCAAACCTGAATTTagcatttcttctttaaatggacTGATGTACAGTTCCACTCAGCCCAGCAGTTGCATGGATAACAGGACATTTTCATACCCAGGTGTAGTAAAAACTCCTGTGAGTCCTACTTTCGCTGAGCACTTGGGCTGTGCAGGGTCTAGACCAGAATCTGGGCTTTTGAATGGGTGTTCCATGCCCAGTGAGAAAGGACCCATTAAGTGGGTTATCACTGATGCGGAGAAGAATGAGTACGAAAAAGACTCTCCAAGATTGACCAAAACCAACCCAATACTATATTACATGCTCCAAAAAGGAGGCAATTCTGTTACCAGTCGAGAAACACAAGACAAGGACATTTGGAGGGAGCCTTCATCTGCTGAAAGTGTCTCACAGGTCACAGTCAAAGAAGAGTTACTTCCTACTGCAGAAACGAAAGCTTCTTTCTTTAATTTAAGAAGCCCATACAATAGCCATATGGGAAATAATGCTTCTCGCCCACACAGCGCAAATGGAGAAGTTTATGGACTTCTGGGAAACGTGCTAACGATAAAGAAAGAATCAGAATAA